A section of the Pseudomonas fluorescens genome encodes:
- the dnaG gene encoding DNA primase, producing MAGLIPQSFIDDLLNRTDIVDVVSSRVQMKKAGKNYTACCPFHKEKTPSFSVSPDKQFYYCFGCGAGGNALGFIMDHDNLDFPQAVEELAKAAGMEIPREESGRPHKPRQPTDSPLYPLLTAAAEFYRQALKTHPQRKAAVDYLKGRGLTGEIARDFGLGFAPPGWDNLYKHLSSDTLQQKAMIDAGLLVENAETGKRYDRFRDRVMFPIRDSRGRIIAFGGRVLGDDKPKYLNSPETPVFHKGQELYGLFEARKNNRNLDEIIVVEGYMDVIALAQQGLRNAVATLGTATSEEHMKRLFRVVPSVLFCFDGDQAGRNAAWRALEATLSSLQDGRRARFLFLPEGEDPDTLVRSEGTDAFRARIHQHAQPLADYFFQQLTEEADPRSLEGKAHMATLAAPLIDKVPGANLKALMRQRLLEITGLSGEAVSQLVHSAPQDAPPAYDPGFDYDAMPDYADFHQPQEAFAPQQDWTPKKPGAGGKKWDKPWSKNGKRGDRDEAYTPRTPVAVEAPTLIALRTLIHHPQLAGKVESAEHFANESNTYAQVLIALIEAVQKNPKLNSIQLMARWHGTEQGRLLKALAEKEWLIDGDNLEQQFLDTITRLSAGQHTQTLDELIKKARQPGLSADEQIQIAKQMRDLLKQNVSASNPTSAGV from the coding sequence ATGGCCGGGCTGATTCCCCAGAGCTTTATTGACGACCTTCTGAACCGCACCGACATCGTCGATGTTGTCAGCTCGCGCGTGCAAATGAAAAAGGCTGGCAAGAACTACACCGCCTGCTGCCCGTTCCACAAAGAAAAGACCCCCTCGTTCAGCGTCAGCCCCGACAAGCAATTCTATTACTGCTTCGGCTGCGGCGCGGGCGGCAACGCTCTCGGCTTTATCATGGACCACGACAACCTGGACTTCCCCCAGGCCGTCGAGGAACTGGCGAAAGCCGCCGGCATGGAAATCCCCCGCGAAGAAAGTGGCCGGCCGCACAAGCCACGCCAACCCACCGACTCGCCGCTGTACCCACTACTCACTGCCGCCGCAGAGTTCTACCGCCAGGCCCTGAAAACCCATCCACAGCGCAAGGCCGCCGTGGATTACCTCAAGGGTCGTGGCCTGACCGGGGAAATCGCCCGCGACTTCGGCCTGGGCTTCGCCCCTCCGGGCTGGGACAACCTGTACAAGCACCTGAGCAGCGATACCCTGCAGCAAAAAGCCATGATCGATGCCGGCCTGCTGGTGGAAAACGCCGAGACCGGCAAGCGCTATGACCGCTTCCGCGACCGAGTGATGTTCCCGATCCGCGACAGTCGTGGCCGCATCATCGCCTTCGGCGGTCGAGTGCTGGGTGACGACAAGCCCAAATACCTGAACTCCCCGGAAACCCCGGTGTTTCACAAGGGCCAGGAACTCTACGGCCTGTTCGAAGCGCGCAAGAACAACCGCAACCTCGATGAAATCATCGTGGTTGAAGGCTACATGGACGTCATCGCCCTGGCCCAGCAAGGCTTGCGCAATGCCGTAGCAACCCTCGGCACCGCCACCAGCGAAGAACACATGAAACGCCTGTTTCGCGTGGTGCCCAGCGTGCTGTTTTGCTTCGACGGCGACCAGGCAGGTCGCAATGCCGCCTGGCGCGCCCTCGAAGCCACACTGTCGAGCCTGCAGGATGGGCGCCGCGCGCGCTTTCTGTTCCTGCCCGAAGGCGAAGACCCGGACACCCTGGTGCGCTCCGAAGGCACCGACGCGTTTCGCGCGCGCATCCATCAGCACGCACAGCCGCTGGCCGACTATTTCTTCCAGCAATTGACTGAGGAGGCCGATCCGCGATCCCTCGAAGGCAAGGCTCACATGGCCACCCTCGCCGCACCGCTGATCGACAAGGTTCCCGGCGCCAACCTCAAGGCCCTGATGCGCCAGCGCCTGCTGGAAATCACCGGCCTGAGTGGCGAGGCCGTCAGCCAGCTGGTGCACAGCGCCCCCCAGGATGCGCCACCGGCTTACGATCCGGGCTTCGACTACGACGCCATGCCAGACTACGCGGACTTTCACCAACCCCAAGAAGCATTTGCGCCCCAACAGGACTGGACGCCGAAGAAACCCGGCGCTGGCGGCAAGAAATGGGACAAACCCTGGAGTAAAAATGGCAAGCGCGGCGACCGCGACGAGGCCTACACCCCGCGCACGCCGGTGGCAGTGGAAGCCCCGACGCTGATTGCCCTGCGCACCCTGATCCACCACCCGCAACTGGCGGGAAAGGTAGAAAGTGCCGAACATTTTGCCAACGAGAGCAACACCTACGCCCAGGTGCTGATTGCCCTGATCGAGGCCGTGCAGAAAAATCCTAAGCTAAACTCAATCCAGCTGATGGCTCGTTGGCATGGCACAGAGCAAGGACGCCTTTTGAAGGCCCTCGCAGAAAAGGAGTGGTTAATTGACGGCGATAACCTTGAACAACAGTTTTTAGACACCATTACTAGATTATCCGCGGGTCAGCATACGCAGACCCTCGATGAACTTATCAAGAAAGCAAGGCAGCCAGGATTGTCGGCTGACGAGCAAATTCAGATAGCAAAGCAGATGCGCGACCTCTTAAAACAGAATGTTTCCGCATCAAACCCGACCTCAGCTGGCGTGTGA
- the rpoD gene encoding RNA polymerase sigma factor RpoD, with product MSGKAQQQSRIKELIVLGREQGYLTYAEVNDHLPEDISDPEQVEDIIRMINDMGINVFEAAPDKDSLMLADADTDEAAAEEAAAALAAVETDIGRTTDPVRMYMREMGTVELLTREGEIEIAKRIEEGIREVMGAIAHFPGTVDHILSEYTRVTTEGGRLSDVLSGYIDPDDGITPPAAEVPPPVDPKAVKADDETDDDEAEASTDDEEEVESGPDPIIAAQRFGAVSDQMELARKALKKHGRGSKQATAELLALAELFMPIKLVPKQFEGLVERVRSALERLRAQERAIMQLCVRDARMPRADFLRQFPGNEVDESWTDALAKGKSKYAEAIGRFQADIVRCQQKLTALQTETGLTIAEIKDINRRMSIGEAKARRAKKEMVEANLRLVISIAKKYTNRGLQFLDLIQEGNIGLMKAVDKFEYRRGYKFSTYATWWIRQAITRSIADQARTIRIPVHMIETINKLNRISRQMLQEMGREPTPEELGERMEMPEDKIRKVLKIAKEPISMETPIGDDEDSHLGDFIEDSTMQSPIDVATVESLKEATRDVLSGLTAREAKVLRMRFGIDMNTDHTLEEVGKQFDVTRERIRQIEAKALRKLRHPTRSEHLRSFLDE from the coding sequence ATGTCCGGAAAAGCGCAACAGCAGTCTCGTATCAAAGAGTTGATCGTCCTTGGTCGTGAGCAGGGTTACCTGACTTACGCGGAGGTCAACGACCACCTGCCGGAGGATATTTCAGATCCGGAACAGGTGGAAGACATCATCCGCATGATTAACGACATGGGGATCAACGTATTCGAAGCTGCGCCAGATAAGGATTCTCTTATGCTGGCGGACGCCGATACCGACGAGGCCGCCGCTGAAGAAGCTGCTGCCGCGCTGGCTGCTGTGGAGACCGATATCGGTCGTACCACCGACCCAGTGCGCATGTATATGCGTGAAATGGGTACCGTCGAGCTGCTGACACGCGAAGGCGAGATCGAAATCGCCAAGCGTATCGAAGAGGGCATCCGTGAAGTGATGGGCGCAATCGCGCACTTTCCCGGCACGGTTGACCACATTCTCTCCGAGTACACCCGCGTTACCACCGAAGGTGGCCGCCTGTCCGACGTCCTGAGCGGCTATATCGATCCGGACGACGGCATTACGCCGCCTGCCGCCGAAGTACCGCCGCCTGTCGACCCGAAAGCCGTGAAAGCGGACGACGAAACTGACGACGACGAGGCTGAAGCCAGCACCGATGACGAAGAAGAAGTCGAAAGCGGCCCGGATCCGATCATCGCAGCCCAGCGTTTTGGCGCGGTCTCCGATCAGATGGAACTGGCGCGCAAGGCCCTGAAGAAGCACGGTCGTGGTAGCAAGCAGGCAACCGCCGAACTGCTGGCCCTGGCTGAGCTGTTCATGCCGATCAAACTGGTACCGAAGCAATTCGAAGGCCTGGTTGAGCGCGTTCGTAGTGCCCTTGAGCGTCTGCGTGCCCAAGAGCGGGCGATCATGCAGCTCTGTGTGCGTGATGCGCGCATGCCGCGTGCCGACTTCCTGCGCCAGTTCCCGGGCAATGAAGTTGACGAAAGCTGGACCGACGCACTGGCCAAGGGCAAAAGCAAATATGCTGAAGCCATTGGTCGCTTCCAGGCCGACATCGTTCGTTGCCAGCAGAAGCTGACTGCACTGCAGACCGAAACCGGTCTGACGATTGCCGAAATCAAGGACATCAACCGTCGCATGTCGATCGGCGAGGCCAAGGCCCGTCGCGCGAAGAAAGAGATGGTTGAAGCGAACTTGCGTCTGGTGATCTCCATCGCCAAGAAGTACACCAACCGCGGCCTGCAATTCCTTGATCTGATCCAGGAAGGCAACATCGGCTTGATGAAGGCTGTGGACAAGTTCGAATACCGTCGCGGATACAAGTTCTCGACTTATGCCACCTGGTGGATCCGTCAGGCGATCACTCGCTCGATCGCCGACCAGGCCCGCACCATCCGTATTCCGGTGCACATGATCGAGACCATCAACAAGCTCAACCGTATTTCCCGGCAGATGTTGCAGGAAATGGGTCGCGAACCGACCCCGGAAGAGCTGGGTGAACGCATGGAAATGCCTGAGGACAAGATCCGCAAGGTATTGAAGATCGCTAAAGAGCCGATCTCCATGGAAACCCCGATTGGTGATGACGAAGACTCCCACCTGGGTGACTTCATCGAAGACTCGACCATGCAGTCGCCCATCGATGTCGCCACCGTTGAGAGCCTTAAAGAAGCGACTCGCGACGTACTGTCCGGCCTCACTGCCCGTGAAGCCAAGGTACTGCGCATGCGTTTCGGCATCGACATGAATACCGACCACACCCTTGAGGAAGTCGGCAAGCAGTTTGACGTGACCCGCGAGCGGATCCGCCAGATCGAAGCCAAGGCACTGCGCAAGTTGCGCCACCCGACGAGAAGCGAGCATTTGCGCTCCTTCCTCGACGAGTGA
- a CDS encoding bifunctional diguanylate cyclase/phosphodiesterase yields the protein MPRLPAVLLLSLLTWTATAGALTLTDEEHGWLADHPELRLGVDTSWPPFEYRDEEGRYQGLAADYVRLIQERLGIKVRLIEPANWSALLEQARNNQLDLLPGIMSTPERQGFLAFSRPYLDFPIVILAHEGGAQPRSLKDLYGLKIAVVENYAPHELLRTHHPDLNLVAMPNVSSTLQALATDEVDAVVGDLASSVWSLRQLKLDGLYVSGETPYRYQLAMGVPRENKMLIGILDKVLADLSPREIDEIQEHWVGNVIDHRAFWTDLLLYGLPAVLLLSSVLVIVIRINRRLSSEISRRVALEQELRSSEYHYRGLVESLSAIAWEADINDFTYSYVSPHAEELLGYPRAHWLIPGFWRNIIHPADLTRADSFCQRETRASRDHSIDYRVITADGRCLWVRDIVSLIKHGHEPVMRGLMIDISEAKRTEEALQLSQEKFASVFQQCPDILVIARLSDGCLLEVNKAFEDQIGLSAADVIGKTATELNIWGIQGVGPNLLKRVQTTSIRNLEMPFLRSNGQAFTGLISAEPFQLDATEALVVVVRDITQLKETQQQLQTSEEKFAKAFHASPDGLLLTRQCDGLLLEVNEGFSRITGFNSAMSLDQSTLDLGIWVDLNERKHMLDLLQRDGLVRDFVCHIRRSDGQIRLCELSSRPLPIGDDDCMLTIARDITERQLMQEKLQQAATVFESTAEGVLITDTRQNISAVNRAFSEITGYSEAEALGHTPRLLASGLHDSAFYAAMWHQLTANGHWQGEISNRRKSGELYPSWLTISAVRNLEQSITHFVAVFADISSLKHAQARLDYQAHHDPLTGLPNRTLFENRLQTALNNQQEAGSQGAVLFLDLDRFKHINDSLGHPIGDLLLKDIAVRLKEQLRDIDTVARLGGDEFIILLPGLQQASDAQHLANKLLTCFTLPFQAGEHEFFISASIGTSLYPQDGTDVATLVKNADAAMYRSKAKGRNRVERYTQDLTAQANERVALEHELRRAIERDELFLYYQPKLSLDTQQLIGAEALIRWRHPTFGDVPPEHFIALAEENGMILQIGDWVLEQACCQLHQWRKSYDDFGPLSVNLAGAQLRHPNLLGRIEQLLRDNRLEPDCLQLEITENFIMSQAEEALEVLHKLKRLGVQLAIDDFGTGYSSLSYLKRLPLDFLKIDQSFVRGLPDDPHDAAIVRAIIALGHSMQFTIIAEGVETPAQQAFLADEGCEQMQGYIVSLPLPPDIFAATFLHMTHSDFSDSTVEKPSL from the coding sequence ATGCCCAGACTGCCGGCCGTGCTACTGCTGTCGCTGCTGACCTGGACCGCAACGGCTGGCGCGTTGACTCTCACCGATGAAGAGCATGGCTGGTTGGCGGACCACCCAGAGTTACGCCTTGGCGTTGATACGTCATGGCCGCCGTTTGAGTACCGCGATGAAGAAGGCCGCTATCAGGGCCTGGCTGCTGACTATGTACGGCTGATCCAGGAACGCCTGGGCATCAAGGTCAGGTTGATCGAACCCGCCAACTGGAGCGCCCTGCTTGAGCAGGCCAGGAACAACCAGCTCGACCTGTTGCCGGGCATCATGTCCACCCCGGAACGCCAGGGTTTCCTGGCGTTTTCCCGGCCTTATCTCGACTTCCCCATTGTCATTCTTGCCCATGAAGGCGGCGCCCAGCCCCGCTCCCTCAAGGACCTCTACGGGCTGAAAATCGCCGTGGTGGAAAACTACGCCCCCCACGAGTTGCTGCGCACCCACCATCCCGACCTGAACCTGGTGGCGATGCCCAACGTCAGCTCAACCTTGCAGGCCCTGGCCACCGATGAGGTGGACGCCGTTGTCGGAGACCTGGCCTCCAGCGTCTGGAGCCTGCGCCAGCTCAAGCTCGACGGGCTGTATGTCAGCGGTGAAACGCCTTATCGCTACCAACTGGCAATGGGCGTGCCCCGCGAGAACAAAATGCTGATTGGCATTCTGGATAAAGTGCTCGCCGACCTGAGCCCCAGGGAGATTGACGAGATCCAGGAACACTGGGTCGGCAATGTCATCGACCACCGGGCCTTCTGGACCGACCTGCTCCTCTATGGCCTGCCAGCAGTGCTGTTATTGAGTAGCGTGCTGGTCATCGTGATTCGCATCAACCGCCGGCTCAGTTCGGAAATTTCCCGCAGGGTAGCCCTGGAACAAGAGCTGCGCAGCAGCGAATACCATTACCGTGGATTGGTGGAAAGCCTGTCAGCCATTGCCTGGGAGGCAGACATCAATGACTTCACCTACAGCTATGTGTCCCCCCACGCCGAAGAACTGCTGGGCTATCCACGGGCGCACTGGCTGATCCCCGGCTTCTGGCGCAACATCATCCACCCCGCCGACCTGACCCGCGCCGACTCCTTCTGTCAGCGGGAAACCCGCGCCAGCCGCGATCACAGCATCGATTACCGGGTGATCACCGCAGACGGCCGCTGCCTGTGGGTCAGGGATATTGTCAGCCTGATCAAGCATGGGCATGAGCCGGTCATGCGCGGCTTGATGATCGATATCAGCGAGGCCAAGCGCACCGAGGAGGCGCTGCAGCTCTCACAGGAGAAGTTCGCCTCGGTGTTCCAGCAATGCCCGGACATATTGGTAATTGCCCGCCTGTCCGATGGCTGCCTGCTAGAGGTCAACAAGGCCTTCGAGGACCAGATTGGCCTGAGCGCCGCAGACGTCATCGGCAAGACCGCCACCGAACTGAATATCTGGGGCATCCAGGGCGTAGGCCCCAACCTGCTCAAGCGTGTGCAGACCACCAGCATCCGCAACCTGGAGATGCCCTTTCTGCGCAGCAACGGCCAGGCGTTTACCGGACTGATTTCCGCCGAACCCTTCCAACTCGACGCAACCGAAGCGCTGGTGGTGGTGGTGCGGGACATCACTCAACTGAAGGAAACCCAGCAACAACTGCAAACCTCCGAAGAAAAGTTCGCCAAGGCCTTCCACGCCTCACCCGATGGCTTATTGCTGACACGCCAGTGCGATGGCCTGCTGCTGGAGGTCAACGAAGGCTTCAGCCGTATCACCGGCTTCAACAGTGCAATGTCCCTGGACCAATCGACCCTGGACCTGGGCATCTGGGTGGATTTGAACGAACGCAAGCACATGCTTGACCTGTTGCAGCGCGATGGTCTGGTGCGTGATTTCGTCTGCCATATCCGACGCAGTGACGGCCAGATTCGCCTGTGCGAATTGTCCAGTCGCCCACTGCCCATCGGTGATGACGACTGCATGCTGACCATCGCCCGCGACATTACCGAACGCCAGTTGATGCAGGAAAAACTGCAACAGGCCGCAACGGTTTTCGAAAGCACCGCTGAAGGTGTCCTGATCACCGACACCCGGCAGAACATCAGCGCCGTCAACCGTGCCTTCAGCGAGATCACCGGCTACAGCGAAGCCGAAGCCCTGGGCCATACCCCACGCCTGCTGGCTTCCGGCCTGCACGACAGCGCGTTCTACGCCGCCATGTGGCATCAACTGACCGCCAACGGCCATTGGCAAGGCGAGATCTCCAACCGACGCAAGAGCGGCGAGTTGTACCCCAGTTGGCTGACCATCAGCGCCGTGCGCAACCTCGAGCAGTCAATCACTCACTTCGTGGCAGTATTTGCTGATATCTCCAGCCTCAAGCATGCCCAGGCGCGGCTTGATTACCAGGCGCACCACGACCCGCTCACCGGCCTGCCCAACCGCACGCTGTTTGAGAATCGCCTGCAGACCGCCCTCAACAATCAACAGGAAGCCGGCAGCCAGGGCGCAGTGCTGTTTCTCGACCTTGACCGTTTCAAGCACATCAATGACAGCCTTGGCCATCCGATTGGCGACCTGCTGCTCAAGGACATCGCCGTACGCCTCAAGGAGCAACTACGCGATATCGACACCGTGGCCCGCTTGGGCGGTGACGAATTCATCATCCTCCTGCCCGGCCTGCAACAAGCCAGCGACGCCCAGCACCTGGCCAATAAACTGTTGACCTGCTTCACCCTGCCTTTCCAGGCGGGCGAACACGAGTTCTTTATCAGTGCCAGCATCGGCACCAGCCTCTACCCACAGGATGGCACCGACGTCGCCACCCTGGTCAAAAACGCCGATGCCGCGATGTACCGTTCCAAAGCCAAGGGCCGCAACCGAGTCGAACGCTACACCCAGGACCTCACCGCCCAGGCCAACGAACGCGTTGCCCTCGAACACGAACTGCGCCGGGCCATAGAGCGCGATGAGCTGTTTTTGTATTACCAGCCGAAACTGAGCCTGGACACCCAACAACTGATCGGTGCCGAAGCTCTGATCCGCTGGCGCCACCCCACCTTTGGCGACGTGCCACCCGAACACTTCATCGCCCTGGCCGAAGAGAACGGCATGATCCTGCAGATCGGCGATTGGGTCCTGGAACAGGCTTGCTGTCAACTGCATCAGTGGCGCAAGTCTTATGACGACTTCGGCCCCCTCTCCGTCAACCTCGCCGGTGCCCAACTGCGCCACCCCAACCTGCTGGGGCGCATCGAGCAACTGCTGCGCGACAACCGCCTGGAACCGGACTGCCTGCAACTGGAGATCACTGAAAACTTCATCATGAGCCAGGCCGAAGAAGCCCTGGAAGTGCTGCATAAACTCAAGCGCCTGGGCGTACAACTGGCCATCGACGACTTCGGCACCGGCTACTCCTCCTTGAGCTACCTCAAGCGCCTGCCCCTGGACTTCCTGAAAATCGACCAGTCCTTCGTCCGCGGCCTGCCAGACGACCCCCACGATGCCGCCATCGTGCGCGCCATCATCGCCCTGGGCCACAGCATGCAATTCACCATCATCGCCGAAGGCGTGGAAACCCCCGCCCAGCAAGCCTTCCTCGCCGACGAAGGCTGCGAGCAAATGCAAGGCTACATCGTCAGCCTACCTCTGCCCCCCGACATATTCGCCGCCACCTTCCTTCACATGACCCATTCGGATTTTTCGGATAGCACAGTGGAGAAACCATCGTTATAA
- a CDS encoding tyrosine-type recombinase/integrase, with amino-acid sequence MKNFILVEAPVTSEANYILLHLDPGMPDEAREFKPFTDYTTWLARKGYAGNTDKLYSEHVGRFIDYVYEATKTQFPADVEVTIETVIYSYQVYLLFGTDATNPIAKTLAHSLGKTRLTGQNSIAESIESSIRWFLEVAESKNMTAPDHLFSRFCSSKAEYRSQYEVSAQKANSWMAAVIRGSLNSVLPKRKRDKLFAKAGRRNSKHDKQPFKILPFPIERSIDFLRQAKPAKSTTFYRDMTLYALLAATGSRTSEALQVRMSDIDDDDFAVFLRDPFARKAPGITEEEHKLLSWKGRETEVTFMIEPFAKIFWESLEKYLTLEYNSSVGHDFLFQNSDGRPFFASDRSSRDKTFKKYSLKAGLPDVTGISTHSLRHMYGTYTLNYMPVPGQTLPGLPITYVKILMGHASVTSTMKYAKHDTDIIEAYIQHANQYVMQRGDASFTTIREEFYLRQLEVLKDEANRIQGTQHD; translated from the coding sequence ATGAAAAACTTCATCTTGGTCGAAGCGCCCGTTACGAGCGAGGCTAACTACATCCTGCTTCATCTCGACCCTGGCATGCCCGACGAGGCACGCGAGTTCAAACCGTTCACCGACTACACGACGTGGCTGGCACGTAAGGGCTACGCAGGAAACACCGATAAGCTCTACTCGGAGCACGTTGGCCGCTTCATCGACTACGTATATGAGGCGACGAAAACCCAATTTCCTGCAGATGTCGAGGTCACTATCGAGACCGTCATCTACAGCTACCAGGTTTATCTCCTCTTCGGTACGGACGCCACGAACCCGATAGCGAAGACGCTGGCCCATAGCCTAGGGAAGACACGGCTAACCGGTCAAAACTCAATCGCGGAATCAATAGAGTCGTCTATTCGATGGTTTCTTGAGGTAGCCGAGTCAAAAAACATGACAGCACCTGACCATCTGTTCAGTCGGTTCTGCTCGAGCAAGGCCGAATATCGAAGTCAATATGAGGTTTCGGCCCAAAAAGCTAATTCATGGATGGCAGCAGTCATTCGTGGCTCGCTGAACTCAGTTTTGCCTAAACGCAAGAGAGATAAGCTGTTTGCTAAAGCAGGGCGTAGGAACAGCAAACACGACAAGCAGCCGTTCAAGATCCTTCCATTCCCTATAGAACGATCCATCGACTTTCTCAGACAGGCCAAGCCTGCAAAGTCCACGACATTTTACAGGGATATGACGCTATATGCCCTACTTGCCGCGACAGGTTCGCGTACAAGCGAGGCGCTACAAGTTCGAATGTCCGACATCGACGATGACGATTTTGCAGTGTTCCTACGCGACCCCTTTGCGAGGAAAGCGCCTGGTATTACTGAAGAAGAGCATAAGCTTCTCTCCTGGAAAGGTCGGGAGACCGAGGTCACCTTCATGATTGAACCATTCGCTAAAATATTCTGGGAGAGCCTTGAGAAGTACCTGACCCTAGAATACAACTCTAGCGTTGGACATGATTTCTTGTTTCAGAACTCTGACGGCAGGCCCTTCTTCGCAAGCGACAGGAGCAGCCGTGACAAAACCTTCAAGAAATACTCTTTGAAGGCAGGCTTGCCGGACGTCACAGGCATCAGCACTCACTCTCTGAGGCATATGTACGGAACCTACACGCTTAATTACATGCCAGTTCCTGGTCAAACCCTTCCTGGTCTACCCATTACCTACGTGAAGATCCTGATGGGCCATGCCAGCGTTACATCCACGATGAAGTACGCGAAGCACGACACCGACATCATCGAAGCATACATTCAACATGCTAACCAGTACGTCATGCAAAGAGGCGATGCCTCCTTTACCACAATTCGCGAGGAGTTTTATCTGCGCCAGCTCGAAGTATTGAAGGACGAGGCGAATCGCATTCAAGGGACGCAACATGATTAA